A DNA window from Lasioglossum baleicum unplaced genomic scaffold, iyLasBale1 scaffold1092, whole genome shotgun sequence contains the following coding sequences:
- the LOC143220493 gene encoding LOW QUALITY PROTEIN: putative ATP-dependent RNA helicase DDX10 (The sequence of the model RefSeq protein was modified relative to this genomic sequence to represent the inferred CDS: inserted 1 base in 1 codon), with protein MSKKGKVKVYNIKKKQISETRIITDLQSKYDTIDETKATKFTDFPLSPKTLKGLAENNYFEMTDIQRQSIGLALRGNDILGAAKTGSGKTLAFLIPVLEILYCKQWTRLDGLGALVITPTRELAYQIYETLRKVGQHHDISAGLIIGGKDLKFERRRMDQCNVIICTPGRLLQHMDENPLFNCINMQVLVLDEADRCLDMGFEQTMNSIIENLPSKRQTLLFSATQTKSVRDLGRLSLKDPMYVSVHEHAIYTTPEALQQSYVVCTLEDKISMLWSFIRNHLKQKIIIFFSSCKQVKYIYEAFCRLRPGISLLALYGTLHQLRRMEIYETFCKKQFAVLFATDIAARGLDFPAVNWVVQMDCPEDVNAYIHRAGRTARFQRDGECLLVLLPSEEKMVEKLKERKIPISMIQINPNKLQSPQRKLEALLARDVSLKESAQRAFVTYIKSVFLMKDKEIFNIHALNTDSFARSLGLAIPPRIRFLQRMEQKRQPSNKFIEGTKQLTVDSGLNHDRNEVNINDCKDNEERGITSETMNPNDFTLDDSDNSDILTVKRKNIDLDDIPISVNEKENEGLSKKKXVTKAAIAKKILRKKIVPNKKINFDDEGEELVNPTKVKISDLAKQYENEDDSGINIEIAKQVLREEDKFDKQRFKEKIKEKHKEEKRKLKVYKRKVDEEGNQDKIEDTEDNSASDDECNGPDLSWLPDPDKIYGKHEESYKGISDTLNIQESEEESQIHRPSKKKLITQDEYKKKKKKQRASLEMDNVNLKADEELALQLLQN; from the exons ATGTCAAAGAAAGGCAAAGTAAAAGTCtacaatataaagaaaaaacaaaTATCAGAAACAAGAATAATTACAGATTTACAATCGAAATATGATACT ATCGATGAAACGAAAGCAACAAAATTTACAGATTTCCCGCTTTCGCCAAAAACATTAAAAGGCttggcagaaaataattattttgaaatgaCTGATATTCAAAGACAAAGTATAGGACTTGCATTGCGTGGGAATGATATCTTAGGAGCAGcaaaaactgggagtggaaaaacCTTAGCATTTCTTATACCA GTTTTAGAgatattatattgtaaacagtgGACAAGATTAGATGGACTTGGCGCACTTGTAATTACACCAACCAGAGAACTTGCTTATCAAATATATGAAACATTAAGAAAAGTTGGACAACATCATGATATTTCTGCTGGTCTTATTATTGGTGGAAAAGATTTAAAATTTGAAAGAAGACGTATGGATCAATGCAATGTTATTATATGTACCCCTGGTCGTTTGTTGCAACATATGGATGAAAATCCATTatttaattgtataaatatgcag GTATTAGTATTAGATGAAGCTGATAGATGTTTAGATATGGGTTTTGAACAAACTATGAATTCTATTATCGAAAATCTACCTTCAAAACGACAAACCCTTTTATTCTCTGCAACACAAACAAA ATCTGTAAGAGATTTAGGTAGGCTAAGTTTGAAAGATCCTATGTACGTGTCGGTTCATGAGCATGCTATATATACCACACCTGAAGCACTTCAACAAAGTTATGTTGTTTGTACTTTAGAAGATAAAATATCAATGTTATGGTCATTTATAAGGAATCATTTAAAACAAAAGATTATTATATTCTTTTCCAGTTGTAAACAG gtaaaatatatatatgaagcGTTTTGTCGATTAAGACCTGGCATAAGTTTATTAGCACTTTATGGAACTTTACATCAACTTCGAAGGATGGAAATTTATGAAACTTTTTGTAAAAAACAATTCGCAGTCTTATTTGCTACTGATATTGCTGCTCGTGGATTAG ATTTCCCTGCTGTGAATTGGGTTGTACAAATGGATTGCCCTGAAGATGTAAATGCATATATACATCGTGCTGGTAGAACAGCTCGATTTCAACGAGATGGAGAATGCTTATTAGTTCTATTACCTTCTGAAGAAAAAATGGTGGAGAAACTTAAAGAACGAAAAATTCCAATATCAATGATAca AATTAATCCAAACAAATTACAATCTCCGCAACGTAAATTAGAAGCACTATTGGCAAGAGATGTTTCATTGAAAGAAAGTGCTCAGAGAGCATTTGTAACATATATAAAATCAGTCTTcttaatgaaagataaagaaattttcaatattcatgCATTAAATACTGATTCATTTGcaag ATCCTTAGGTTTAGCTATACCTCCAAGAATTCGATTCCTTCAAAGAATGGAACAAAAACGACAACCAtctaataaatttattgaaGGAACAAAACAATTAACTGTCGATAGTGGCTTAAATCACGATAGAAATGAAGTAAATATTAATGACTGTAAAGACAACGAAGAACGAGGAATTACATCTGAAACAATGAACCCAAATGATTTTACACTTG ATGATAGTGATAACAGTGATATATTAACTGTAAAACGAAAAAATATAGACCTTGATGATATACCAATTTCTGtcaatgaaaaagaaaacgaaggtTTAAGCAAAAAAA CAGTTACAAAAGCTGCAATAGCTAAAAAAATTcttcgaaaaaaaatagtaccaaataaaaagattaattttGATGATGAAGGAGAG GAGTTAGTAAATCCCACTAAAGTTAAAATCTCAGACTTAGCTAAAcaatatgaaaatgaagacgATTCTGGAATAAACATAGAAATAGCTAAGCAGGTATTGCGTGAAGAAGATAAGTTTGATAAACAACGctttaaagaaaaaataaaagaaaaacataaagaagaaaaacgaaaattaaAAGTTTATAAAAGAAAAGTAGATGAAGAAGGtaatcaagataaaattgaagataCTGAAGACAATTCTGCTAGCGATGATGAATGTAATGGTCCAGATTTGTCTTGGTTACCTGATCCAGATAAAATTTATGGCAAGCACGAAGAAAGCTATAAAGGAATTTCAGATACTTTGAATATACAGGAAAGTGAAGAGGAAAGCCAAATACATAg accatctaaaaagaaactaaTAACACAAGatgaatataaaaagaaaaagaagaaacaaagaGCATCTCTTGAaatggataatgtaaatttaaaaGCAGATGAGGAACTAGCATTACAACTTTTACAAAATTAG
- the LOC143220497 gene encoding LOW QUALITY PROTEIN: isocitrate dehydrogenase [NAD] subunit gamma, mitochondrial-like (The sequence of the model RefSeq protein was modified relative to this genomic sequence to represent the inferred CDS: inserted 1 base in 1 codon) — MAARSIVKYLRPKTVVPQIHRCASISAFEIQHKTPTIKKVMPIPKAHYGGRHTVTLLPGAGIGPELMTYVKEVFSYAGVPVDFEDVDIDPNANDNVDLDYAITSIRRNGVALKGNIETRSTEAGVLSRNVALRNELDLYVNVLHCVSYPGVNSRHKNIDIVIVRQNTEGEYAMLEHESAKGVVESMKVITSTNSERVARYAFEYAKRNGRKKVTTVHKXNIMKLSDGLFLEISRKVAKDYPDITHNDMIIDNTCMQLVSNPHQFDIVLTTNLYGAIVSNVVCGLLGGAGLLAGKNYGDHYTVFEPGTRNTGTGIAGKNIANPIAMLNAAVDMLRHLGHKHHAILIQNAINKTINQGIHTRDLGGEATSREVIDTIMKHIKIASN; from the exons ATGGCTGCCCGATCCATTGTTAAATATTTACGTCCAAAAACTGTTGTACCCCAAATCCATAGATGTGCTTCAATTTCTGCTTTTGAAATACAGCATAAAACTCCAactattaaaaaagtaatgcctATACCAAAAGCTCATTACGGCGGACGGCATACAGTTACTCTTCTCCCTGGTGCTGGAATTGGTCCAGAATTAATGACCTATGTAAAAGAG GTTTTCAGTTATGCAGGTGTACCAGTAGATTTTGAAGATGTAGACATTGATCCAAATGCAAATGATAATGTGGATTTAGATTATGCTATTACTTCAATTCGTAGAAATGGTGTAGCATTAAAAGGAAACATTGAAACTCGTAGTACAGAAGCTGGTGTACTTTCTCGAAATGTTGCTCTTCGAAATGAATTAGATCTTTATGTAAATGTTCTACATTGTGTGTCATATCCAGGCGTAAATTCTCGAcataaaaatattgatattgTTATTGTTAGACAAAATACAGAGGGAGAATATGCTATGTTAGAGCATGAAAGTGCAAAGGGTGTGGTAGAAAGTATGAAGGTTATTACAAGCACTAATTCTGAACGTGTAGCAAGATATGCATTTGAATATGCTAAGCGAAATGGAAGAAAAAAAGTTACCACAGTTCATA CAAATATAATGAAGCTTTCTGATGGATTGTTTTTAGAAATATCAAGGAAAGTTGCAAAAGATTACCCAGATATTACTCATAATGATATGATTATTGATAATACTTGTATGCAATTGGTTTCCAATCCACATCAATTTGATATTGTATTAACAACCAATTTATATGGAGCAATTGTATCAAATGTAGTATGTGGTTTGTTAGGTGGGGCTGGATTATTAGCAGGTAAAAATTATGGTGATCATTATACAGTGTTTGAACCAGGTACTCGAAATACTGGCACAGGTATTGCTGGAAAGAATATTGCCAATCCTATTGCAATGTTAAATGCTGCCGTTGATATGTTACGTCATCTTGGACATAAGCATCATGCTATTTTAATTCAGAATGCCATTAATAAAACTATTAACCAAGGTATCCATACTCGTGATCTTGGTGGAGAAGCTACAAGTAGAGAAGTTATTGATACTATAATGAAACATATTAAAATAGCATCTAATTAA
- the LOC143220506 gene encoding uncharacterized protein LOC143220506, translating into MSKGKESSPAETAGGEEFSVEKVLDRRIVKGKVEYFLKWKGYSNEENTWEPEENLDCPDLIAQFEEQRKKKEAAVTGKRHEDKEQKKRKGSGGLLPTSSKKKMTEEKKLEGFDRNLEPERIIGATDSSGELMFLMKWKGTDDADLVPARIANEKCPQIVIKFYEERLTWHSPAHDEESSTKADAEMSKGKESSPAETAGGEEFSVEKVLDRRVVKGKVEYFLKWKGYSNEENTWEPQENLDCPDLIAQFEEQRKKKEAAVTGKRHEDKEQKKRKGSGGLLPTSSKKKMTEEKKPEGFDRNLEPERIIGATDSSGELMFLMKWKGTDDADLVPARIANEKCPQIVIKFYEERLSWHSPAHDDESSTKADAE; encoded by the exons atGAGCAAAGGAAAGGAATCATCACCCGCAGAAACTGCAGGAGGTGAAGAATTTAGCGTTGAAAAAGTTTTGGATAGAAGAATAGTTAAAGGAAAg gttgaatattttctaaaatggaAAGGATATTCTAATGAAGAAAATACGTGGGAGCCAGAAGAAAATCTTGATTGTCCAGATTTAATTGCACAGTTTGAGGAACAACGCAAGAAAAAAGAAGCAGCTGTGACTGGTAAACGACACGAAgataaagaacaaaaaaaacgGAAAGGTTCAGGTGGACTTTTGCCGACAAGTTCCAAGAAAAAAATGACGGAAGAAAAAAAACTTGAAG GTTTTGACAGAAATTTGGAACCCGAACGAATTATTGGTGCAACTGATTCAAGTGGAGAATTGATGTTTTTAATGAAGTGGAAAGGGACAGATGATGCTGATCTAGTTCCTGCTCGAATAGCAAATGAAAAATGTCCACAAATCGTGATAAAATTTTATGAAGAACGATTGACGTGGCATAGCCCAGCTCATGACGAAGAAAGTTCAACAAAAGCTGATGCAGA aatGAGCAAAGGAAAGGAATCATCACCCGCAGAAACTGCAGGAGGTGAAGAATTTAGCGTTGAAAAAGTTTTGGATAGAAGAGTAGTTAAAGGAAAg gttgaatattttctaaaatggaAAGGATATTCTAATGAAGAAAATACGTGGGagccacaagaaaatcttgattGTCCAGATTTAATTGCACAATTTGAAGAACAACGCAAGAAAAAAGAAGCAGCTGTGACTGGCAAACGACACGAAgataaagaacaaaaaaaacgaAAAGGTTCAGGTGGACTTTTGCCGACAAGTTCTAAGAAAAAAATGACGGAAGAAAAAAAACCTGAAG gtTTTGACAGAAATTTGGAACCCGAACGAATTATTGGTGCAACGGATTCAAGTGGAGAATTGATGTTTTTAATGAAGTGGAAAGGAACAGATGATGCTGATCTAGTTCCTGCTCGAATAGCAAATGAAAAATGTCCACAAATTGTCATAAAATTTTATGAAGAACGATTGTCATGGCATAGCCCTGCTCATGACGATGAAAGTTCAACAAAAGCTGATGCAGAGTAG
- the LOC143220494 gene encoding chromobox protein homolog 1-like, with amino-acid sequence MSKGKESSPAETAGGEEFSVEKVLDRRVVKGKVEYFLKWKGYSNEENTWEPEENLDCPDLIAQFEEQRKKKEAAVTGKRHEDKEQKKRKGSGGLLPTSSKKKMTEEKKPEGFDRNLEPERIIGATDSSGELMFLMKWKGTDDADLVPARIANEKCPQIVIKFYEERLTWHSPAHDEESSTKADAE; translated from the exons atGAGCAAAGGAAAGGAATCATCACCCGCAGAAACTGCAGGAGGTGAAGAATTTAGCGTTGAAAAAGTTTTGGATAGAAGAGTAGTTAAAGGAAAg gttgaatattttctaaaatggaAAGGATATTCTAATGAAGAAAATACGTGGGAGCCAGAAGAAAATCTTGATTGTCCAGATTTAATTGCACAATTTGAAGAACAACGCAAGAAAAAAGAAGCAGCTGTGACTGGCAAACGACACGAAgataaagaacaaaaaaaacgaAAAGGTTCAGGTGGACTTTTGCCGACAAGTTCTAAGAAAAAAATGACGGAAGAAAAAAAACCTGAAG gtTTTGACAGAAATTTGGAACCCGAACGAATTATTGGTGCTACGGATTCAAGTGGAGAACTGATGTTTTTAATGAAGTGGAAAGGGACAGATGATGCTGATCTAGTTCCTGCTCGAATAGCAAATGAAAAATGTCCACAAATCGTGATAAAATTTTATGAAGAACGATTGACATGGCATAGCCCTGCTCATGACGAAGAAAGTTCAACAAAAGCTGATGCAGAGTAG
- the LOC143220504 gene encoding LOW QUALITY PROTEIN: CCAAT/enhancer-binding protein zeta-like (The sequence of the model RefSeq protein was modified relative to this genomic sequence to represent the inferred CDS: deleted 1 base in 1 codon), with protein sequence MKKGFTEMNEKSDKWYEEYSKGEEPYKHSKSEAEILSLKDEAKKYLDAETSAFQLKQSKYTDSETVWLKTALTQGTTSDKVAAAIVLVQDNPKYNLARLTMLINQVRVAKHNQCNMIIKSLKDLFLLDLLHPKFKLLKFEEQNLNEVDKFMSNDTFIKSHISRKKLIAHWYFEDQLREQYERFVMSLATIASDTVDANREVAISVMTDLLIGNGEQEHKLLEFIVNKIGDPSSKIGSKVIFCLNKLLHEHPSMKLVVLREVEKLLFRKNVAQRAQYYAICLLTQLLLNNDDEKIASTLIEVYFAFFKACLKRGEPDCRMMAAILTGVNRAYPFAKLDSNILNDHIDSVYKVVHIGSLNVSLNALNLLYQITGKNDVQSNRFYSAFYRKLLDPQIGVANKRALLLNLLFRILQNDYNKQRLYSFIKRSLQVALYFPANMACAILYVISKILHTHKELKTLLLKPQDYIKVENEDSKSKVNSLNSEISYLSDDKRELEDSIVLTNVISEHNVNKESEIKIENSMKIDINTQKEYDPFCRNPTYAGITKGLNTELITLSKHYHPSVALFANTILEGKSIDYTGDPLADLSLMRFLDRYVFKNPKKLENKKMQKKNDPLAQRAGYTPKGIRCIPVDSVLYINEKEERIPVDELYLYRYLKNRKESKHKFKAEDDDVESVNSEEFDDMLNRLTDGKDFEDLDIAADLQTGRKKKDNKEEDNFDDASSIESEASDMHDDLDYNKNLDEDSDSDNELQNLSDIDLNINDDDDDVSDLEIDENIDDVTENILSKRTESNINKWIKKQDKKRDKQNKNSKGIDSNIFVSAEKFAEILEEHSKETGKSGGTDTFNTDGASHKQIEWETKRHQKLNNSFNRNKRRGAKTLRKNVKRVKY encoded by the exons atgaaaaagggATTCACAGAGATGAATGAGAAGAGTGATAAATGGTATGAAGAATATTCTAAAGGAGAGGAGCCATATAAACATTCTAAATCTGAAGCAGAAATATTGAGTTTAAAAGACGAAGCAAAAAAGTATCTGGATGCAGAAACATCTGCTTTTCAATTAAAACAATCGAAATATACTGATTCAGAAACAGTATGGTTAAAAACAGCATTAACGCAGGGTACAACCTCTGATAAAGTAGCAGCTGCCATTGTGTTAGTGCAAGATAATCCAAAATATAATTTAGCTAGACTTACAATGCTCATAAATCAAGTACGTGTGGCAAAACATAATCAATGCAATATGATAATAAAATCTTTAAAGGATTTGTTTCTATTAGATCTTCTTCATCCTAAATTTAAATTGCTTAAATTTGAAGAACAAAATTTAAATGAAGTCGATAAATTTATGTCTAATGACACATTTATTAAATCACACATatctagaaaaaaattaatagctCATTGGTATTTTGAAGACCAATTACGTGAACAATATGAACGTTTTGTAATGTCTTTAGCTACCATTGCATCTGATACAGTAGATGCAAATCGTGAAGTTGCAATATCAGTAATGACAGATTTATTAATAGGAAATGGTGAACAAGaacataaattattagaattcaTTGTAAACAAAATAGGAGATCCAAGTAGTAAAATAGGATCAAAAGTtatattttgtttaaataaattgttacacGAACATCCCAGTATGAAACTTGTTGTACTAcgagaagttgaaaaattgttatttaggAAAAATGTAGCACAACGTGCACAATATTATGCAATATGTTTATTAACACAACTTCTTTTAAATAACGACGATGAGAAAATTGCTTCTACACTTATTGAAGTTTACTTTGCTTTCTTTAAAGCTTGTTTAAAAAGAGGAGAACCAGATTGCAGAATGATGGCAGCAATCTTAACTGGTGTAAACAGAGCATATCCATTTGCAAAATTAGATTCAAATATATTGAATGATCATATAGATTCTGTATATAAAGTTGTACATATTGGATCTTTGAATGTTTCTTTAAATGCACTCAATTTATTGTATCAG ATTACAGGTAAAAATGATGTTCAATCAAATAGATTTTATTCTGCTTTTTATCGGAAATTATTAGATCCACAAATTGGAGTGGCAAATAAACGTGCATTACTTCTTAATTTACTGTTCCGAATTCTTCAAAATGATTATAATAAACAACGTTtatattcttttattaaaaGAAGTTTACAAGTTGCACTATATTTCCCAGCAAACATGGCTTGTGCTATTTTGTATGTAATATCCAAAATTTTACACACTCATAAGGAATTAAAAACTTTATTATTAAAACCGCAAGActatattaaagttgaaaatgaagattCAAAATCTAAAGTTAATTCTTTAAATTCTGAAATTTCTTATTTATCTGACGATAaacgtgaattagaagattctaTTGTATTAACAAATGTTATATCAGAACACAATGTAAATAAAGAATCtgaaattaaaatagaaaatagcaTGAAGATTGATATTAATACACAGAAAGAATATGATCCCTTTTGTCGTAATCCTACTTATGCTGGAATAACTAAAGGTTTAAACACAGAGTTAATAACATTATCTAAACATTATCATCCAAGTGTTGCATTATTTGCAAATACTATTCTTGAAG GAAAATCAATTGATTATACAGGAGATCCACTAGCAGATTTATCTTTAATGCGT TTTTTGGATCGTTATGTTTTCAAAAATCCAAAAAAGttagaaaataagaaaatgCAGAAAAAAAATGATCCTTTAGCACAACGTGCAGGATATACACCGAAAGGTATTAGATGTATTCCAGTTGACAGTGTATTATACATTAATGAAAAAGAAGAACGTATCCCGGTTgatgaattatatttatatcgatatttaaaaaatagaaaagaatcTAAACATAAATTTAAAGCAGAAGATGATGATGTAGAAAGTGTTAATAGTGAAGAATTTGACGATATGTTAAATAGATTAACAGATGGTAAAGATTTTGAAGATTTAGATATTGCTGCTGACTTACAAACTGGTAGAAAGAAAAAGG ataATAAAGAAGAGGACAATTTTGATGATGCTAGTAGCATTGAAAGTGAAGCAAGTGATATGCACGATGATTtagattataataaaaatttggatgAAGACAGTGATTCAGATAATGAATTACAAAACTTGAGTGACATTGATTTGAACAtaaatgatgatgatgatgatgtaaGTGATTTAGAGATTGATGAAAACATTGATGATGTTACTGAAAATATTTTGAGTAAGAGAACTGAATCAAATATAAACAAATGGATAAAAAAACAAGATAAAAAACGAGATAAacagaataaaaattcaaaaggAATTGATAGTAACATATTTGTATCCGCGGAGAAATTTGCAGAAATATTAGAAGAGCATAGCAAAGAAACAGGTAAATCTGGTGGAACAGATACATTTAATACTGATGGTGCAAGTCATAAACAAATAGAATGGGAAACAAAGCGACATCAGAAGTTAAATAATTCTTTCAATAGAAATAAACGAAGAGGAGCTAAAACTTtaagaaaaaatgtaaaaagagttaaatattaa